The Vicia villosa cultivar HV-30 ecotype Madison, WI linkage group LG1, Vvil1.0, whole genome shotgun sequence genome includes a region encoding these proteins:
- the LOC131599484 gene encoding nuclear transcription factor Y subunit B-3 — MWTHANYSIVTLSLLSIPLFTSHTAMDSGGGFHGYRKIPNTTSGTLNTRQQVGGEQINNSNHSEQDNECTVREQDRFMPIANVIRIMRKILPPHAKISDDAKETIQECVSEYISFITGEANERCQREQRKTITAEDVLWAMSKLGFDDYIEPLTMYLHRYRELEGDRTTVRVEPLGKRTMDQYGGGLGGFVPQFHIGHPNGGYYGNAPAYMMRDGGGSNNAPNAAGGSSSHSQGGHGNADANGNHHNHHHHHHHQYK; from the exons ATGTGGACACATGCCAACTATTCCATTgtcactctctctcttctctctatcCCTCTCTTCACATCACACACAGCAATGGACAGTGGAGGTGGTTTTCATGGCTACCGCAAGATCCCCAACACTACCTCTG GGACATTGAACACGAGGCAGCAAGTAGGAGGAGAACAGATCAACAACAGCAACCATTCAGAACAAGACAATGAATGCACTGTTAGGGAACAAGACCGTTTCATGCCAATTGCAAATGTGATAAGGATCATGCGTAAGATTCTTCCACCGCATGCGAAAATCTCCGACGATGCAAAGGAAACAATTCAAGAGTGTGTGTCTGAGTACATCAGTTTCATAACCGGTGAAGCAAATGAACGGTGTCAGAGAGAGCAAAGGAAGACGATAACTGCTGAAGATGTTCTCTGGGCTATGAGTAAGCTAGGGTTTGATGATTACATTGAACCGCTTACGATGTATCTTCATCGGTATCGCGAGCTTGAAGGCGACCGGACTACAGTGAGAGTTGAACCGTTGGGAAAGAGAACAATGGATCAATATGGAGGAGGGTTAGGTGGTTTTGTACCACAGTTTCATATTGGTCATCCAAATGGAGGGTATTATGGGAATGCACCAGCTTATATGATGAGGGATGGTGGTGGTAGTAACAATGCACCAAATGCTGCTGGAGGTTcttcttctcattctcaaggtggACATGGAAATGCTGATGCCAATGGaaatcatcataatcatcaccatcatcaccatcatcaataCAAATGA